The nucleotide window TGACGGTGACCTGCAACTCCGGCGGCGGGCAGCCTGTTTCCATGGCGAACCTGACCGCGGTGCGGGCGCTGGCGGACCGCTGGGGAATACCGTTCTTCCTGGACGCATGCCGGTTCGCCGAGAACGCCTACTTCATCCAACAGCGGGAGCCGGGGTACGCGGGGAGGACGGCGGCCTCGATCGCGCGTGAGATGTGCGACCTCTCCGACGGCTGCACGTTCAGCGCCAAGAAGGACGGGCTCGCCAACATCGGCGGCTTCGCGGCGTTCCGCGACGTTGCGCTCTACCAGAAGGCGGTCCCGTGGGCGATCCTCTTCGAAGGGTTCACAACCTACGGCGGAATGGCAGGCCGCGACCTGGAGGCCATCGCGGTGGGTCTGAGGGAAGTGGTGGAGCAACCGTACCTGGAGTGGCGCATCGGCCAGGTAGCGAGGCTGGCCGAGGGCATGCTCGCGGCGGGCGTTCCATTGGTTGAGCCCTCAGGTGGACACGCGGTGTTCCTGGACGCGCGGCGGTTCTTGCCACACGTTCCACAGACGGCCTACCCCGCGCAGTCACTGGCCTGCGAGCTCTACGCCGACGGCGGTGTCCGCGGGGTGGAGGTGGGAGGCGTCATGGCCGGGCGCGATCCGCAGACGGGGCAGGAGCGCTTTCCCCGCCTGGAGATGGTCCGGCTGGCGGTGCCGCGCCGGGCCTACACCGACGCCCACATGGCCGTTGTCGTCCAGGCCGCCCGCCTCACGCTGGAGCGCAGGGCGGGGATCGGCGGCCTGCGGATCGTCCATGAGCCCCCGGTGCTCCGCCACTTCTCGGCGCACTTCGCTCCGGTGCCGCTCTCGGATCTGCCCCGGGGCCGGGAAGCGCGCGCGGCGTGGGGTTCTTGACACCCAGTGGCTGAAAGGATACGCTGGCGTAGGTTTGCGCTGAGGCCACCCGCGTACTGGAGAAGGGCATGCTGCTTCTAGACTGGCTCTATGTCGCGGCGTTTGCGGTTGTCGGCCTGCTGCTGGCCGCCATGTCGCTGGCCATCGTTTGGGTGTTGTCTCCCCGGTCGACATACCCCCAGAAGCGCATGACCTACGAATCAGGCATAGAGCCCATCGGCCAGGCCTGGGCGCAGTTCAACATCCGCTACTACCTGTTTGGGCTGGTTTTCGTGATCTTCGCGGTGGAGGTCATCTACCTATACCCCTGGGCGATTGTATTCCGGCAGCTCGGCAAGTTCGCGTTCTTCGAGATGCTGATCTTCCTGGTGGTGCTGCTGCTGGGCCTGGCCTACGCTTGGCGTAAGGGCGCGCTCGAATGGTCCTAGGACACCCTGCGGCGCATCGCCCCCGAGGAGTTCTGCGGTGAGCTGGGGGGCTGAGATCGCCAAGGCCGTTCTGGCCGCGGTCGGGATGTTCACCTTCCTGGCCATCGTGGCGGCGATGTTCGGCGTGCTGCTCGAGCGCAAGGTCGGCGGGTGGATTCAGTCCCGGCTGGGCCCCAAGCACGTCGGCCCGCAGGGCCTGCTGCAGACCCTGGCCGATACGCTCAAGCTGCTGCAGAAGGAGCACATAACCCCCCGGGCCGCGGACGCGCTGGTCTACAACACCGCCCCCATGGTCGTTACGACCGCCGGACTGATGGGCTGGCTGGTGATTCCGTTCGGCACGCTCGGAGGGACCGTGCTGGTCGTCCGCGACCTCAACATCGGCATTCTGTTCTTCGCGGCCATGGCCTCGATGACCGTGATCGGCATCCTGGCAGGCGGGTGGGCGTCCAACAACAAGTACTCGCTGCTCGGCGCGCTGCGGAGCGCCTCGCAGATGATCAGCTACGAGCTCCCCTTGGGGATAGCTCTCGTGGCCGTGGCCATGGAGGCCGGGACGCTTTCCACCGTGGGCATCGTCCGCGCGCAGGACGGCTGGATGGGGTCCTTCATCTTCCGACAGTTTCCCGCGTTCGTCATCTTCCTGGTCGCGGCCACCGCGGAGGTCAACCGCACTCCGTTCGACCTGCCCGAGGCGGAGTCCGAGCTGGTTGCGGGTTATCTATCTGAATACACGGGCATGCGCTTCTCCCTTTTCATGCTGGGCGAGTACGCCGAGATGTTCGCGATGGCAGCCATGACCACGACGCTCTTCTTGGGCGGGTGGAAGGGGCCGTTCCTGCCTCCTATTTTGTGGTTCTTCCTCAAGATGTACCTGGTGGTGTTTTTCATGATGTGGGTCCGTTGGACATTTCCGCGCTTCCGGCTGGACCAGCTTCTCAACCTGTGCTGGAAGGTATTGCTTCCGGCCGGTCTTGTCTGGATCCTCATCTCCGGTTACAGGATCACGTTCTAGCCCATGGGTACGCTGGCGGCATTTCTCATCTTGTCCGCGGTCACGCTGATACCCGCCGTCGTGGTGGTGACCTCCAAGAACATCGTTCGCAGCGCCCTGGCGCTCGTCCCGACTTTCCTGGGGATCACGGGCCTGTACGTCCTGCTGCAGGCGGAGTTTGTCGCCGGCATCCAGGTGCTGATCTACGCCGGCGCGATTACGGTGTTGATCCTCTTCGTAATCATGCTCACGGAAGGCGGGACAGGCATCAGGATTCGCCAGGTAAACGAGCAGGTGACTGTGGGCGCGCTGACAAGCGCCGCTCTGGCGGCGTTGTTGATCTGGGTGTTCCTGCGTACACCCTGGCCCCGGGGACCCGGAGCGCTGCCCGAATACACCGCGGAACAGATCGGCACAACCCTGCTCTCGTCCATGGTGCTGGTCTTTGAGGTCACAAGCCTGGTGCTGTTGATCTCACTTATCGGCGCCATCATCATCGCGCGGCGCGAGCGGTAGCGCGGGGAGGCCGGAGCATCGTGGCGCTTGGATTGACGCACTTCCTGGTGGTAAGCGCCCTGCTCTTTTGCCTGGGGCTCTACGGGGTGCTGACGCGGCGGAATGCGGTGGCGATCTTGATGGGCATCGAGTTGATGCTCAACGCCGCCAACATCAACTTGGTTGCCTTCAACAAGTACGTGGCGCCCGCGGCGCTCAACGGGCAGGTGTTCACGCTGGTAGTGATTACCCTGGCGGCCTGTGAGGTGGGCGTTGGCCTGGCGCTGGTCATGGCGACATATAGGAACCTTGAGACGGTTCAGGTGGACCGGATCAACATGTTGAAGTGGTAGCGATGCGCGACCTGGCCTGGCTGATTCCGCTCTTTCCCCTGGCTGCGTACGGGCTGATCACAGCCTTCGGTCGGCGTCTGCCCGGAGCGGGAAGCTACGTGGCGGTTGCCGGCATCGGGCTTTCCGGATTGCTTTCGATCGGCATCTTCGTCGAGATGCTGTTGGGCGCCCCGCCGGTGGAGATGACCGTGCGCTGGATGCTCCTGGGCAGCAGCCCCTTGGAGCTGGGGTTCCGCGTGGATCACCTCACCACCATCATGCTGCTGGTGGTTACGGTGGTCGGCTCGATGATCTTCACCTACTCGATCGGCTACATGAAGGGTGACCCGCGCTTCCCGCGCTTCTTCGCCTACCTCTCGCTTTTCGCGGCCTCCATGCTCCTGCTGGTGCTGGCGGACAATCTGCTCTTCCTCTACGCCGGGTGGGAGCTGGTGGGGTTGTGCTCGTACCTGCTGATCGGTTTCTACTTCGAGAAGCCCTCTGCCGCGCGCGCCTCGATCAAGGCCTTCCTTACCACGCGCGTGGGCGACTTCTTCATGTTCCTGGGCATCATGATCGTCTTCTTCACCCTCGGGACGTTCCGTTTCGAGGAGATCTTCGGACGCGTGCGCGAGGGAGCGCTCGCGGGGGCCGCGATCGGCGGGATTCCCTTGCTGACCCTGGCGGCGGTGCTGATCTTCGGTGGAGCGGTGGGCAAGTCGGCGCAGGTGCCGCTGCACACCTGGCTGCCCGACGCGATGGAGGGCCCCACCCCGGTCTCCGCGCTGATACACGCCGCGACGATGGTCGCCGCCGGCGTCTACTTGGTGGCGCGCACCTACACGATGTTCTTCGACTGGCCGGCCTCCGGAGCGCTCCACGGAAGCGCCGCATTGCAGACGGTGGCCTACGTGGGCGGGGTCACCGCCTTGATGGCCGCGACGATCGCCGTGGTCCAGGACGACATCAAGCGCGTGCTGGCGTACTCGACCATCAGCCAGCTCGGTCTGATGATGCTCGGCCTGGGAGTGCTGGGTTACGGAGCCGGCATGTTCCACCTGATGACGCACGCGTTCTTCAAGGCCCTGCTGTTCCTGGGCGCCGGCAGCGTGATCCACGCCATGCACACCAACGACATCAAGGCGATGGGCGGGCTCGCCCGCGCGATGCCGTCCACATACTGGACGTTCCTGATCGGCACCCTGGCGCTGGCGGGCGTGCCTCCGTTCGCGGGCTTCTGGAGCAAGGACGAGATCCTGCTGGAGGCGTTTCACCACAACACCGGCTTGTTCGTGATGGCCGCCCTGACCTCGTTCCTGACCGCGTTCTACATGTTCCGGGTCATCTTCTACACGTTCTTGGGTAAGCTGCGGAGCCACGACGCGCACCCACATGAGAGCCCGCCCGTCATGACCGGGCCGCTGTGGGTTCTGGCCGGCTTCTCCGCGGTGGTCGGTCTGGTCGGCGCGCCGTTCCTGGGAAGCCCGATCCACAAGTTCCTGCACTTCGAGGGCGTGGCGGTCGTGCCGTTCAGCGCCGGGCTTGCCCTCGTCTCCACCGCCATCGCCGGAGGTGGCATCCTGGCGGCGGCGGTCGTGTACCGCTGGGGGCTGGTCCCATCATCCGCGCTGCGCCGCGCCGCCGGCCCGTTGCACACGCTGGTGGTCCGCAAGTACTACTTCGACGAGTTCTATGCCCTGGCGTTCGTGCGCCCCACGCTCTGGATTGCCCGCTCGCTGCGGGTCTTCGATGTCTACGTGATTGACCTGCTGGTAAACCTGATCGGGTTTGGCGTCGTCGCCATGGCTCGGCTGTACCGGTTGTTCGATCTGTACGTGGTAGACGGCGTGGTCAACCTGGTGGGCTGGACGGCCAAGGCGCTCGGTGGAACGTTGCGCTACATTCAAACCGGCCGTGCGCAGAATTACCTGCTTGCGATCGCGCTGGGCGTGATCGTGATCGTGGCCGCGGGGCTGTTGCGGTAGTTCGGGCCGGGCGCCGCCTGGGGAAGAGGGGGAAGGGACTCGAATGGAACGCTACCTGCTGACAATCACGGTGTTCCTGCCGCTGCTCGGCGGGTTGATAATCCTGCTGATCCCGAAGGGCCGGGGCGAGCTGATGAAGTGGGTGGCCGCCGCCGCCGCCGGGCTCGCCTTCCTGGTGTCGCTGTGGCTCCTGGGGCCGTTCGAGATCGGCAGCGCCGGCATGCAGCTCCAGGAGCGCTACCTGTGGATCCCCGGGATCGGGATCAACTACCACCTCGGTGTGGACGGGCTGAGCCTTCCGCTGCTGATCATGACCACCCTGCTGTCCCTGCTTTCGGTCATCTACTCGTGGCGCGTCGAGATGCGGCTCAAGGAGTACCTGTTCCTGTTCCTGCTGCTCGAGACCGGGACGTTGGGCGTCTTCGTGGCGCTGGACTTCTTCCTGTTCTTCGTGTTCTGGGAGATCACGCTGGTGCCGATGTACCTCCTGATCGGCATCTGGGGCGGTCCGCGCCGAGAGTACGCGGCGATCAAGTTCTTCCTTTACACCCTCGTGGGCTCGCTGGCGATGTTGCTGGCGATCATGCTGCTCTACTTCAACGCCGAGCCCCGCACGTTTGGGATCCTCGAGCTGATCCAGCAGCAGCCGCTGGCCCAGGTGCCGGCGCTCGCGGCGCTGGCGTTCTGGGGCTTCTTCCTGTCGTTTGCGATCAAGGTGCCGATGTGGCCGTTCCACACCTGGCTTCCGGACGCGCACGTGGAGGCGCCTACCGCCGGCAGCGTCATCCTGGCGGCCGTCCTACTGAAGATGGGGACGTACGGTTTCGTCCGGATCAGTCTGCCGATGCTGCCGGAGACCTTCAAGCTGTTCGCCTTCCCGATCGCGATCCTGGCGCTGATTGGGATCGTCTACGGAGCTCTCGTGGCCATGGCGCAGACCGACCTCAAGAAGCTGGTCGCCTACTCCAGCGTCAACCACATGGGGTACGTGATGCTGGGCGTCTCTGCCGCCGCGGCCGCGGTGGGTGTCCCGGAGAAGGCGTACGCCGCCACGATCGCGCTCAATGGGGCCGTATTCGAGATGATCGCCCACGGCATCATTACCGGCGCGCTGTTCCTCATCGTTGGGGTGATCTACGACTACCGGGCGCACACCCGAGGCGTGGATGAGTTCGGAGGGCTGGGCGCCAGGCTCCCGCTCTATACCGGCGTCACCATGATGGCTATGCTGGCCTCGATGGGCCTGCCGGGTTTGATGGGGTTCGTGGCCGAGTTCCTGATCTTCGTGGGATCGTTCGGCGTGTTCCCCGAACTGACCGCCCTGGCGGTCACCGGCGTCATCTTCTCGGCCGCGATGTTCCTGTGGACCATCCAACGCATCTTCCTGGGCCCGCTCAACCCCAAGTGGGCCGATCTGCCCGATCTCGACCGGCGCGAGATAATATCCCTGGCTCCGCTGGCCGCGCTCATGCTGGCCTTCGGGGTCTACCCGCGGCCGCTTCTGGACATGATAAACGTGGCGATGACGAGCCTGGTAGCCGTGCTGCGGTAGGGATTCCCGATGCCGATACCGATTGAAGACATCTGGTCACTCGTCCCCGAGTTCTGGCTGGTAGGGCTGGGACTGTTGTTGGTGCTCCTCGACCTCTTCCTGCCCGGTGACCGCAAGCGCCTGGTGGGATGGGCGGCCGTCGTGGGGCTGCTTCTTGTCCTGATGCCCATTCTCGGGATGCTTGGCACGCCCGCCCGCACCGTCTTCTTCAACGCCTACGCGGTGGACGGTTTCGCGATCTTCTTCAAGCTCATCGCCGTGGTAGCTACAATCCTGGTCATCCTGTCTACCATGGACGCGCTTCGAGGACACACGAGCTTCGAGGGCGAGATGTACGTGCTGCTGACCTTCGCGGCGCTGGGCGTGTGCCTGATGGCGGCCAGCGCCGATCTGATCCTGCTGGCGCTGTCGATCGAGTTCGTCAGTCTCTCCTCGTACGTCATGGCCGGGTACTTCAAGTCCGACCCCCGGAGCAACGAGGCCGGGATCAAGTACTTCTTGTTCGGCGCCGTCTCCTCGGCGGTGATGATCTACGGCTTCTCAATTCTCTATGGCCTGACCGGAGAGACCAACCTCTACGCCATCGCCGATCGTGTTCGGACCGCGCCCCAACCCGCCCTGGTGCTGGCGGTGGGCATGGCGCTGGCCGGTCTCGGGTTCAAGGTCTCGATGGTTCCGTTCCACCAGTGGACGCCGGACGTCTACGAGGGCGCGCCGACGCCGGTGGCGGCATTTCTGTCCGTGGCGTCCAAGGCGGCTGGGTTCGCGGCGCTGGTCAGGTTCCTGATGGTCGCCATCGATCCGGGTCCGGTGGACTGGGTCGCGCCGATCGCAGTCCTCTCCGCGGTGAGCATGACGCTCGGCAACCTGCTGGCCCTGCCGCAGCGCAACATAAAGCGGATGCTGGCGTACTCCAGCATCTCGCACGCGGGCTTCCTGCTGATGGGGGTTGCGGCCCACCGTGGCGACTTCGGCGCCCCCGGCCTGCTGATCTACCTGCTGGCGTACACGTTCACGAATCTGGGCGCGTTCTTCGTCGCGATAGCCGTAGGAGGAAGGTTGGGTTCGGACGAGATAGCGGGTTACGCCGGCCTGGCGCAGCGCTCGGCCGGCCTAGCCGCCGTCATGGCGCTGTTCATGCTGTCGCTGACCGGCATACCGCCCACGGGCGGGTTCCTCGGCAAGTTCTACATCTTCGGCGCGGCGGTCAACAACGGGCTGCTGTGGCTGGCCGTGGTGGCGGTGATCAACAGCGTGGTGGCGCTGTACTATTACATGAACGTGATCCGGGTCATGTACCTGCTCCCGGCCCCCTTGGGTGGATCTATGACCGGGCCGGTGCCCCTGCGCCTGGCCCTTGGGATAGCGGCGCTGGGTACGCTGGTGATAGGGATCTTCCCGCAGCCGTTTCTCACCCTCGTCGGGGCGGCCGCGATGCTGCTGCGGATGTAGCTCTGCGGGGCTCGATAGAACGACGGAAACCCGCGCGGTGGTTGGATTTCGGCCCATCTTGACGGGTCAAGGGGGGTCTGTTAGTCTGAGTTGTGGAGTGAGCCCCCGGGGCGCTGCGTCCTGGGGGTTTATTGCTGGCTGGATTCTAGGGAGCCGGGGGCCATGGGAGAAAAGAACCCAGCAGGTCACAAGGACGACCACCGCACCGGCGAGCACTTCCTGAAGGTCATCGCCGACCGGGAGCGCGAGCTTGAGGCCCAGATTGCGGCCGCCCGCGACGAGGCCGCGGCCATCGTCGCCCAGGCGCGGGGTCAAGCCGAGCAGATCGCCCGCGACGCCCGCTCCGAGGCCGCCCGATTGGCAGGCGAGTCGGAGAGGCAGGTCGCCGAAGAGGCCCAGCGGATCCAGCACGAGGCCCAGGCCCGCGCCGAGCGCGAGGTCGAGAACCTGCGCAAGCGGGCGGCGGGCCGGCTCGAGGCGGCGGTGGCAGGCGTGGTGGAGCACGTGGTCACGGGCGGCGAATGATCGTCGAGATGCGCCGGGTGCTGGTCTTCGGCCCCAAGCGGCTGCTCGGCGGGGTCGTGGAGGAAGTCCAGCGCATCGGATCTCTGCACATCGATCGAGTCGAGGCCCCGGACGGATCTGTCAGTGCGGTGCGGCTCGACGAGGAGGCCTCGGCGGCACAGGCGGCGATCGAGCGCGCCCACCACCGCGCCTCCGGTTTGCTCATCCTGCTTCCGGCCGTGCCCCCGGCGCCGGGCGACTCCGCGGCGGCTTCCCTGGCGGATGGCGACCCATCGGATTCCGAGGCGCTCGCGGATCCCGAGACGCTCGACGCGGCGCTGGCCGGTATCGAGACCGAGGTGGCGGCCCTTACCCGGCGGCGGCTCGAAGCCGAGGAAGAGCTCGATCTGATCCAGACCTACGAGAGCGCGCTCCGCGTGCTCTCCCCGCTGCTCGGCGCGCTTTCGGGCAGCCGGGCCCTGGAGTCCGTGGGTTTCATCCTGCGCGGCAAGGACCTCTCGGTCGTCACCTCACTGCGCAACCATCTCAGCGAGTTGACCGGCGGCCGCATCGAGGTGGCCAGCCGCACGATCGAGGAGGGCAAGATCGGCGTTGTCGTGGCGTTTCTGCACCGCGACGCGGAGACGATCCGAGGATGGCTCACCAGGGCGGGGATCAGCGAGCTGCGCCTGCCCGCCCGCTTCTCCGCTGAGGGGCCTGCCGAGGCGGTGCGCCAGATGGAGCGTCGGCGCGCCGAGCTGCCGGGCGAGCTGGCCGGCATCACCGCGTCGCTGGCCGATGTCTCTCGCCGGCACCGCCCCATGGTGGAGGCGCTGCTGGCGCTGGCCACCGATCGGCTCGCGCAGTTCCGCGCGATGGTTCATCTTGCACAGTCGCACTACGCCTTCATCCTGCACGGCTGGGCGCCTGCCGATCGCATAGCCGAAGTGCGCGGCACATTGCAGGCCAGGTTCGGTCGCGACGTGCTCGTTCAGGACCTGCCGGCCGATCCACACGACGCCGCGGCGGTGCCGGTAATGCTGGACAACCCCTCGGTGATCAGGCCGTTCCAGCGCATGCTGGGGTTGTTCAAGCCGCCGCGGTACGGGACGCTGGACCCCACGATCTATCTGGCGGTCTTCTTTCCGGTGTTCGTCGGGATGGTCATCGGTGACGTGGCATACGGCTCCATGCTGTTCGCACTCGGCTGGTGGATGCGCGGCAAGGCCCGCCGTGGAGAGGCCTGGGACGTCGCACTGGGCAGCATCAAGATGGGGATGCGCATCACCCCAACAGTGCTTGCCGACATCTCGTGGGTCATCCGGGTTATGGCCACGTGGGTGATCCTCTTCGGGGTCCTCTATCTCGAGATCTTCGGCAATCTTATCGAGCACCACTTCGGGTGGCATCCGATCTTCAATCGCGTGACCCAGGCAACCGCCTTCTTCTACATGACCGTGGCCGTCGGCGCTGTGCAGGTGGCGCTGGGGTACTTTCTCCACATGGTGCTGGCGGTGCGCCACCGTCACCTGGTTGGGGTGTTGGAGTCCCTGGCGATGCTCTGCGGCGTCGCCGCCCTGCTCCTGCTGCTTGGGGGCATGGGCAACATCGTCCCGCCGAGCCTGATGGGACTGGGCGTCGTGCTGGCCGGAGGGTTCCTCGCGTTCTTTCTGGTCGGGGTCGTGCTCAAGCCGTTCTCGCTCATGTGGTTGCTCGAGGTGATCTCCGGCATGGGCAACGTGCTCTCATACGCCCGGTTGTTCGGCGTGGGCCTGGCGGCGGCAGTGCTTGCGAACGTGTCCAACGAGCTGGGCGGCGCAATGGGGCCGGTGTGGGTCGGCGTGGTCGCCGGCATGCTCATCCAGATGATCTTCTTCGCGTTCACGTTCGCCGGCCACGTCATCCAGCCCGCCCGGTTGAACTGGGTCGAGTTCCTGACCAAGGTGAAGTACCATGATGAGACAGGCAACTCATATCAGCCGCTGCACAAAACAGGAGGTGACTAGTTTGAAGAAGGCGGTGTTCATCGTCTTGACGTTGAGTGTGATGCTGCTCGCGACCGCGTCGGTCGCGCTGGCGGCTGAAGCCCCGGCTGCGGAGGTCAAGCAGATCACGATGGCTCACGGGCTGCTGGGGCTGGCCGCGGCGCTGGCGGTGGCGTTCGGCGCGATTGGAACCGCGTGGGCACAGTCGCGCATCGGCGCGGCCGCGGCCGGCGCCATGGCCGAGCGCCCGGAGATCGGCGGCCAGATGCTGATCTTCCTGGTCCTTCCGGAAACCATGATCATCCTTGGTTTCGTCATCGCTTTCTTCATCGTCCAGAAGATCTAGGACCGGGCAATGGCGGGAACGGATTCTGAGCTGATTGCGCTGCTCGAACGCGAGGCCACCTCCGAGCGCGAGCGGCTCCTGGCGGAGGCCGAGGCGCAGGCTGATGCCATCCGGGCCGAGGCACACCGCGCGGCCGATGAGGGACTCGCAGCGACACGGGAGCGGCTCCAGGCCGACGCGCGCGCGGCGCTGGTCAAGGCGAAGAGCACCGCGATGCTGCGGGCCTCGTCGCTGGTTCTGCAGGCCAAGGAGGACGAGATCTCCCGCGTGTTCGCGCAGGCTTCCTCCGCCCTGGAGTCGCTGGCCGCCGACGTCCGGCGCTACCCGGAAGTCCTGCGCCGGCTCATCGAAGAGGGGCTGGCGGCCCTGAGTGGCCGTGGCGTTGTGTCGGTGGCCCCTGCGGACCAGAAGATGGCCGAGGCGCTGATCCGCGAGCACGGGTGGGAGGCGACTAACTGCGCCGACCCTGCGATCAGCGGCGGGGCGCGTCTCTCTTCGCCCGACGGGCGCCTCGTAGTGACAAACACCCTGGCCTCACGGCTCGGCCGCGCGCGACCGGCGCTGGCGGCCGAGGTGGCCAGGAAGTTGTGGGGGTAGCGGTCCGGCGCGATGCCTGACTTTCCGTACATCAACGCGCGGGTGCGCGCGATGCGCAGCCGGCTGCTGACCGCCGCGCAGCTCGATGAGCTGCTGGGGTTCACGACGCTGCCGGCGTTCCTGCAGGCCATGGCCTCCACGCCTTACGCCGGCGACCTCCAGGAGGCCCTCGTGCGATTCGAGGGCGTCCGGGCCGTGGACGAAGCACTGGCCAGGAACCTACGGCGCACCACGCGGAAGATCCTGGGGTTCGCCGACGGCCGGCCCCGGGCGCTGATCGAGGTGGTCCTGCTGCGGTGGGACCTGGTGAACCTCCGGGTAATAGTGCGCGGCAAGCATGCCGGCCGGTCGGACGGCGAGGTGATGGCAGCGCTGCTGCCCGCGGGCACGCTGGGCGAGGCCGCCCTCAAGGAGATGGTCGCAGCGCCCGACATCGCCGGCGTGGTCGGCACGTTGGAGGCGGTGGGGCATCCCTTCGCGCAGGTAGCGGCCGAGGCCATGGCGGGTTATGCCGGGAACCAGGATCTCCTCGCTTTCGAGCTGCTGTTGGATCGCGCCTATGTCGAGCGCGGCATGCGGCAAACCCGGGGGCGCAGCAGCGACGCGACGGTGCTCCGCGAGGTGCTCCACGCCGAGATAGACGCGGCGAACGCCAAGACCGCGCTCAAGCTGGACTCGGCCGAGGGGCTGGACGAGGAGGCGCGGCTGCGCTTCTTCATTCCCGGCGGCGTGATGCTCCCTGCGGAGCTGTTCCTGGCCCTGTCCGCACCGAGCACGCGGGCGTCGGCCTGGCAGAAGTTGCGGCTCAGCGGCTTTCCGATCCGCGACCTCCCGGAGACCCCGATCGAGTTTGAGCGTGCCCTGGATCTGGCGACGGCGCAGGCGCTGGCCGGGCGCTATCGTGGCGATCCGCTCGGACTGGACATCGTGATCGGGTACCTGGCGCTGAAGACCTACGAGGTGGCCAACCTCCGCCTGGTGGCGCGGGGTGCGTTCCTGGGGCTGCCGCGCGAGGCGGTGCGGCGGGAGATGGTCCGTGTTTAGGCTGGCGGTGATCACCGACCCCGAGACGGCTACCGGCTTCCGGCTGGCGGGTGCCGAGGTGCGGGAGGCCGGTACTCCTGCGGAGGCATTGGA belongs to bacterium and includes:
- a CDS encoding V-type ATPase subunit subunit G family protein → MGEKNPAGHKDDHRTGEHFLKVIADRERELEAQIAAARDEAAAIVAQARGQAEQIARDARSEAARLAGESERQVAEEAQRIQHEAQARAEREVENLRKRAAGRLEAAVAGVVEHVVTGGE
- a CDS encoding V-type ATPase 116kDa subunit family protein; this translates as MIVEMRRVLVFGPKRLLGGVVEEVQRIGSLHIDRVEAPDGSVSAVRLDEEASAAQAAIERAHHRASGLLILLPAVPPAPGDSAAASLADGDPSDSEALADPETLDAALAGIETEVAALTRRRLEAEEELDLIQTYESALRVLSPLLGALSGSRALESVGFILRGKDLSVVTSLRNHLSELTGGRIEVASRTIEEGKIGVVVAFLHRDAETIRGWLTRAGISELRLPARFSAEGPAEAVRQMERRRAELPGELAGITASLADVSRRHRPMVEALLALATDRLAQFRAMVHLAQSHYAFILHGWAPADRIAEVRGTLQARFGRDVLVQDLPADPHDAAAVPVMLDNPSVIRPFQRMLGLFKPPRYGTLDPTIYLAVFFPVFVGMVIGDVAYGSMLFALGWWMRGKARRGEAWDVALGSIKMGMRITPTVLADISWVIRVMATWVILFGVLYLEIFGNLIEHHFGWHPIFNRVTQATAFFYMTVAVGAVQVALGYFLHMVLAVRHRHLVGVLESLAMLCGVAALLLLLGGMGNIVPPSLMGLGVVLAGGFLAFFLVGVVLKPFSLMWLLEVISGMGNVLSYARLFGVGLAAAVLANVSNELGGAMGPVWVGVVAGMLIQMIFFAFTFAGHVIQPARLNWVEFLTKVKYHDETGNSYQPLHKTGGD
- a CDS encoding V-type ATP synthase subunit K codes for the protein MKKAVFIVLTLSVMLLATASVALAAEAPAAEVKQITMAHGLLGLAAALAVAFGAIGTAWAQSRIGAAAAGAMAERPEIGGQMLIFLVLPETMIILGFVIAFFIVQKI
- a CDS encoding V-type ATP synthase subunit E, producing the protein MAGTDSELIALLEREATSERERLLAEAEAQADAIRAEAHRAADEGLAATRERLQADARAALVKAKSTAMLRASSLVLQAKEDEISRVFAQASSALESLAADVRRYPEVLRRLIEEGLAALSGRGVVSVAPADQKMAEALIREHGWEATNCADPAISGGARLSSPDGRLVVTNTLASRLGRARPALAAEVARKLWG
- a CDS encoding V-type ATPase subunit is translated as MPDFPYINARVRAMRSRLLTAAQLDELLGFTTLPAFLQAMASTPYAGDLQEALVRFEGVRAVDEALARNLRRTTRKILGFADGRPRALIEVVLLRWDLVNLRVIVRGKHAGRSDGEVMAALLPAGTLGEAALKEMVAAPDIAGVVGTLEAVGHPFAQVAAEAMAGYAGNQDLLAFELLLDRAYVERGMRQTRGRSSDATVLREVLHAEIDAANAKTALKLDSAEGLDEEARLRFFIPGGVMLPAELFLALSAPSTRASAWQKLRLSGFPIRDLPETPIEFERALDLATAQALAGRYRGDPLGLDIVIGYLALKTYEVANLRLVARGAFLGLPREAVRREMVRV